In Muribaculum gordoncarteri, the genomic window GCTATTCGGCATCAACTTTGCCGTGGGTGTAGCCACGGGTATTATCCTTGAATTTGAGTTTGGTACTAATTGGTCCAACTACAGCTGGTTTGTAGGCGACATATTCGGAGCCCCGCTTGCGATAGAGGGTATTGTGGCATTCTTCATGGAGTCGACCTTCATCGCAGTGATGTTCTTCGGCTGGAAGAAGGTGAGCCCCCGGTTCCATCTCGCCGCAACATGGCTCACTGCCATAGGCACCGCCCTGTCGGCGTTGTGGATTCTTATCGCCAACGCATGGATGCAGCAGCCCGCGGGCATGGAATTTGACCCGGCGCAGATGCGTAATGTCATGGACGACTTCTGGGCGCTGGTGCTGTCGGATACGGCTGTTGCCAAGTTTACCCACACCGTAGCCAGCGCATGGACTCTTGCCGGCGTGTTTGTGATAGGCGTGAGCTGCTGGTTCCTGCTGCGCAAGCGCAATGTCGAGATGGCCATGTCGTCGATCAAGGTAGCCGGCTGGGTGGGATTTGCAGGTATTCTTACCACGCTTGCCACCGGTGACCTGTCGGCAGTCAATGTAGCCAAGCATCAGCCCATGAAGCTTGCCGCCATGGAGGGACTCTACGACGGAAGCCGCGGACAGGAGCTTGTGGCCATAGGCATTCTCAATCCCGACAAGCGACATGACAATGACGAGGATCCCTACCTGTTCCATATAAGCATACCCAAGGGATTGTCGTTTCTCGCCACTCACGACTTCGACGCTTTCGTTCCGGGTATAAACGACCTTATCGACGGATATGAAATCGACGGGGACGGTGAAACCGTGACATGCGTAGGCTATGCCGATCGCATAGCCATAGGCAAGGAGTCGCATGAGGCTCTACGCGCCTACGACACAGCGATGGCCGACGGCGATGTGGCCGGAATGGAGGTCGCTCTCGATAAGCTGCGCTCGACCTACCAATACTTCGGCTACGGCTACCTTGACAACCCGGCCGAGGCCATTCCTCCGGTTGCTATGACATTCTACACGTTCCGCATCATGGTTATTGCGGGAGGTTATCTGCTGCTATTCTTCATTGTTGCGCTCTTTGCCGTCTACTATCGTGAGCAGTGGCTCCGCAACAAGGTGGTGCAATGGATAGGCATGTTGTCGATAGCCGTAGTGTGGGTGTGCTCGCAAAGCGGATGGATAACCGCCGAAGTGGGCCGTCAGCCCTGGGTGATTCAGGATCTGCTTCCCACCCGCGCCGCAATAAGCGACATCTCGTCGGCTACCGTACAGGTGACATTCTTCATGTTTGCCGCCGTGTTCACGATTCTGCTCATCGCCGAGATAAGCATCATGCTGTCGCAGATAAACAAACATTCCAAAGAAGACATTGAAACAATCTCTAAAGACTAACGACTATGGCACTTGAACATTTACAGATATATTGGTGGCTTATCATCTCAGTGCTGGGTGCGCTGTTGGTATTCCTGCTTTTCGTGCAGGGAGGGCAGTCGATGCTTCTCGACACCCGTAACGCCATGGATCGTACACTCATGGTAAACTCGCTCGGGCGCAAGTGGGAGCTGACATTCACCACGCTTGTGGTGTTTGGCGGCGCATTCTTCGCTTCGTTCCCGCTCTTCTACAGCACCAGCTTCGGCGGTGCCTACTGGTTGTGGATGCTCATCCTGTTCAGCTTCGTGGGACAGGCCGTCAGCTATCAGTACCGTCGCAAGAGCGGTAACATCTACGGCACGCGCTTCTACGACTGGCTGCTGTTTATCAACGGCTGTGTGGGTTGCTTCCTTCTCGGCGTGGCTGTGTCGATGTTCTTCTTCGGCGCAGAGTTTACGGTGCGCATGGGCAACATACTCGATCCCGGTTCGCCCGTCATTTCGCAGTGGGTGCCGTCACATGGCTTTGAGGCCATCTTCAGCTGGCGCAACTGGATTCTCGGACTGGCCGTGCTGTTCCTCGCCCGCACTCAGGCTTCGTTGTACTTCATGAACAACATCGCCGGCGATGATCGATTCTTCAACCTCAACAAGCGTCGCGTGCTTGTGAACGGAGTAATATTTGTGGTATTCTTCCTGGCGTTCACAGTGCTCCTGTGGACCTATGACGGATATAACTTCACCCCCGACGGCTGGGAACGGCTTAAGGGCAAGTATTTCTACAACTACATCGAGATGTGGTGGTGCATAGTGCTGTGGCTCATCGGAGTCGTAATGGTGCTCTACGGAGTGCTTAAATCGGCTTTTGCCAAGCACTACACCAAGGGTATATGGTGGTCGGGCATCGGTACGGTGCTTGTGGTGCTCACTCTTTTCTGGGTGGCCGGATACAACAACTCCGCCTACTATCCTTCGCTCATCGACCCGGCAAGCTCGCTGACAATCAACAACAGCTCGTCGACCGAATTCACCCTCACGGTAATGAGTTTCGTGTCGATACTTGTGCCGTTTGTCCTCGCCTACATCTGGTACGTGTGGTACAAAATGGACCATAAGCCCATCACTCCCTCCGAAATGGAAGGTGACGGCGAGCACGTATATTGATCATTAACATTTGTAACCTACGCCCATAATCCCTAACTTTGTAAAAAAGTCAAGGATTATGGGCGATACTTTTTATACTCTTGAATCTCCGGCCGAAGGGTGGTACAAGGAGAAGATGAGCAAGTTCCTGGCCTTTGCCGTTCCGGTTACGACGGCTGAGGAGGCCAAGGATGTGATTGTGCAGTATCAGAAGAAGTATCACGACGCCCGTCATGTGTGCTGGGCCTACATGATAGGTGCCGCACGCGAGGAGTTTCAGAGCAACGACAACGGAGAGCCGTCGGGGACGGCCGGCAAGCCCATACTCGGTCAGATAAATTCGTTTAACCTCACCAATATCGTAATAGTGGTGGTGCGTTACTTCGGTGGCATAAAGCTCGGCACAAGCGGCCTTATCGTGGCATATCGCGAAGCTGCCCGCGAGGCTATAACGGCAGGCACCATAATCGAGTGCCACGAGCAGCGGGTGATAAACTTTGTGTTTCCCTATCTCGCCATGAACGATGTGATGCGGGTAGTGAAAAATCCCGAGGTCAAGATACTCGAGCAGGCATTTGACAATGCTTGCCGGATGAGCATAAGAATACGCGCCGACCATGCCGGGGCATTGTCAGCGCGTTTACTTGATATCGACGGCGTAACGCTGTCGGATGATGATGCGTGAGTGATTGTCAGATAATCAGCATTGCGTCACCGTAGGCTCCGAAGCGATACTTCTCCTTTACAGCCACTTCATAGGCGTGCATCACGAGGTCGTAACCTCCAAATGCGGTAACCATCATAAGCATGGTCGAGTAGGGCATGTGGAAGTTGCTTACAAGCGATGTGGCTACGGTGAAATCGTAGGGCGGGAAGATGAACTTGTTGGTCCAGCCGGTGAATGTCTTCATGTGGCCGCCCATGCTCACTGCGGTTTCTATTCCGCGAAGCACCGAAGTGCCTACGGCGCACACCTGCTTGTTGTCGTCCTTGGCCTTGTTTACCATATCGACAAGTTCGGGAGTCACTTCCATCTCCTCGGAGTCCATGCGATGCTTTGTGAGGTCCTCGACATCGATCTCGCGATAGTTGCCAAGACCCGAGTGCACGGTGAGGAATCCAGTTTCGATGCCTTTTATCTCCATGCGCTTCATCAGTTCGCGGCTGAAGTGCAATCCTGCGGCAGGAGCCACTACGGCACCCTCCTTGGCTGCGAATATGCACTGATAGCGCTCGGCATCGGCGGGAACGGGTTCGCGCTTGATATAGGGGGGCAGGGGAGTCTGTCCGAGCTTGTACAGGGCATCCTTGAACTCCTCATGGCTTCCGTCGTAGAGGAATCGGAGAGTGCGGCCGCGTGAGGTGGTGTTGTCGATAACCTCGGCCACCATCGACTCGTCGTCGCCGAAGTAGAGCTTATTTCCGATGCGAATCTTGCGTGCAGGCTCTACGAGAACATCCCATAGCTTGTTTTCCTCGTTGAGCTCACGCAAAAGGAATACTTCAATTTTTGCTCCGGTCTTTTCCTTGTTTCCGTACAATCGAGCCGGAAACACCATGGTGTCGTTGAGGATGAACACATCACCGTCGCCGAAATAGTTGATTATTTCCTTGAATGTGTGATGTCCGATTTCACCGGTCTTACGGTTTACAACCATGAGTCGTGACTCGTCGCGCACGGCGCAGGGCTCTGTAGCGATGAGCTCCTCGGGAAGCTTAAATTTGAATTGAGAAAGTTTCATATATACCTTTTTTGGAGAAATTATCGTAGTTAATAGTTGGGGCGGTTATTTCCGCTGTGTGTCGTCGTCTTCGGGCATCTCGATGTCGATTACCTGAAGAATCTCTATCGCCTTGTCAAGCGGCAGGCAATCCTCGACCTTTATGTCGCCCACTCTTGTACGGCGCAGTGCCGTGAGGTGTCCGCCCGAGCCGAGAGCCCTGCCGATGTCGCGTGCAAGTGCCCTGATGTAGGTGCCTTTGCTGCACACGACTCTGACAACGATGCTTTCGGGTGAAAATTCAAGCAGCTCAATCTCGTCGATTACGAGTGTCTTGGGCTTTATGTCGACATCGCCGCCCTTGCGTGCTATATCGTAGGCTCGCTGGCCTGATATCTTGCAAGCCGAGAAGGCCGGCGGTACCTGCTCTATAGCCCCCTTGAACTGCGAGAGAACCGACTCGACGAGCTCGCGCGTGATGTGCTCCACGGGGTAGCGGGCGTCGATCTCGGTTTCGAGGTCAAATGAGGGTGTGGTGGCACCGAGAGCTATAGTGGCAACATACTCCTTGGTGTGGGCCTGGAGGGTGTCTATAAGCTTGGTCGCCTTTCCGGTGCAGATGGCCATGACTCCTGTAGCGAGCGGGTCGAGCGTACCGGCGTGACCCACCTTCAGGCGTTTCATCCTCATGCGTCGCAAAAGGGTGCCGCGCACACGCTTCACGACATCAAACGAGGTCCACTTATAGGGCTTGTCGATATAGAGTACTTCTCCGTCGATAAAATTCATAGGCTTACCAACAGATGCAGATTATACCCATGATGACGCAGTAGACGGCAAACCACACGAGTTTTCCCTTCTTGACGATGTTGAGCATCCACTTGCAGGCAAGGCAGCCTACGACGAATGAGGCGATGAAGCCTATCGTGAGGGGAAGCATCCCGACACTGCCCGATGCCGAGGGCTCGGAAAGCATGTCCTTTATGTTGAGCAATGTTTCGCCAAGGATGGGGATTATGACCATCAGGAACGAGAATGAAGCTACTTTTTCACGCTTGTCGCCGAGGAGTATACCTGTGGCGATGGTGGTGCCTGAGCGGCTGAGGCCGGGAAGAACGGCGATAGACTGCGCTATACCGATGACGAATGCATCGAGCCAGGTGATGTCGCGCGGGCGATATACACGGCCCGTGAGCTTGTTGGTTTCCTCGGGCTTTGTGCGGAAGAAGTAGGCAAATGCCAAAAGTGCTGCCGTTATGCAGAGGCATATTCCCACTGTG contains:
- a CDS encoding cytochrome ubiquinol oxidase subunit I encodes the protein MDDLISVVDWSRWQFALTAMYHWLFVPLTIGLALIVAIMESVYVKTRSAKWLAMTKFWMLLFGINFAVGVATGIILEFEFGTNWSNYSWFVGDIFGAPLAIEGIVAFFMESTFIAVMFFGWKKVSPRFHLAATWLTAIGTALSALWILIANAWMQQPAGMEFDPAQMRNVMDDFWALVLSDTAVAKFTHTVASAWTLAGVFVIGVSCWFLLRKRNVEMAMSSIKVAGWVGFAGILTTLATGDLSAVNVAKHQPMKLAAMEGLYDGSRGQELVAIGILNPDKRHDNDEDPYLFHISIPKGLSFLATHDFDAFVPGINDLIDGYEIDGDGETVTCVGYADRIAIGKESHEALRAYDTAMADGDVAGMEVALDKLRSTYQYFGYGYLDNPAEAIPPVAMTFYTFRIMVIAGGYLLLFFIVALFAVYYREQWLRNKVVQWIGMLSIAVVWVCSQSGWITAEVGRQPWVIQDLLPTRAAISDISSATVQVTFFMFAAVFTILLIAEISIMLSQINKHSKEDIETISKD
- a CDS encoding cytochrome d ubiquinol oxidase subunit II; this translates as MALEHLQIYWWLIISVLGALLVFLLFVQGGQSMLLDTRNAMDRTLMVNSLGRKWELTFTTLVVFGGAFFASFPLFYSTSFGGAYWLWMLILFSFVGQAVSYQYRRKSGNIYGTRFYDWLLFINGCVGCFLLGVAVSMFFFGAEFTVRMGNILDPGSPVISQWVPSHGFEAIFSWRNWILGLAVLFLARTQASLYFMNNIAGDDRFFNLNKRRVLVNGVIFVVFFLAFTVLLWTYDGYNFTPDGWERLKGKYFYNYIEMWWCIVLWLIGVVMVLYGVLKSAFAKHYTKGIWWSGIGTVLVVLTLFWVAGYNNSAYYPSLIDPASSLTINNSSSTEFTLTVMSFVSILVPFVLAYIWYVWYKMDHKPITPSEMEGDGEHVY
- a CDS encoding IMPACT family protein, with protein sequence MGDTFYTLESPAEGWYKEKMSKFLAFAVPVTTAEEAKDVIVQYQKKYHDARHVCWAYMIGAAREEFQSNDNGEPSGTAGKPILGQINSFNLTNIVIVVVRYFGGIKLGTSGLIVAYREAAREAITAGTIIECHEQRVINFVFPYLAMNDVMRVVKNPEVKILEQAFDNACRMSIRIRADHAGALSARLLDIDGVTLSDDDA
- the queA gene encoding tRNA preQ1(34) S-adenosylmethionine ribosyltransferase-isomerase QueA — encoded protein: MKLSQFKFKLPEELIATEPCAVRDESRLMVVNRKTGEIGHHTFKEIINYFGDGDVFILNDTMVFPARLYGNKEKTGAKIEVFLLRELNEENKLWDVLVEPARKIRIGNKLYFGDDESMVAEVIDNTTSRGRTLRFLYDGSHEEFKDALYKLGQTPLPPYIKREPVPADAERYQCIFAAKEGAVVAPAAGLHFSRELMKRMEIKGIETGFLTVHSGLGNYREIDVEDLTKHRMDSEEMEVTPELVDMVNKAKDDNKQVCAVGTSVLRGIETAVSMGGHMKTFTGWTNKFIFPPYDFTVATSLVSNFHMPYSTMLMMVTAFGGYDLVMHAYEVAVKEKYRFGAYGDAMLII
- the truB gene encoding tRNA pseudouridine(55) synthase TruB, which translates into the protein MNFIDGEVLYIDKPYKWTSFDVVKRVRGTLLRRMRMKRLKVGHAGTLDPLATGVMAICTGKATKLIDTLQAHTKEYVATIALGATTPSFDLETEIDARYPVEHITRELVESVLSQFKGAIEQVPPAFSACKISGQRAYDIARKGGDVDIKPKTLVIDEIELLEFSPESIVVRVVCSKGTYIRALARDIGRALGSGGHLTALRRTRVGDIKVEDCLPLDKAIEILQVIDIEMPEDDDTQRK
- a CDS encoding undecaprenyl-diphosphate phosphatase: MEWLDALILGIVQGLSEYLPISSSGHLEIFREILGINLPNEDILEFDVMLHAATVLSTLVVLWNEFFPLCRSFFTIKRDDNFYYVCKILISCIPVAIVGLFFKDTVESFFGGNLTTVGICLCITAALLAFAYFFRTKPEETNKLTGRVYRPRDITWLDAFVIGIAQSIAVLPGLSRSGTTIATGILLGDKREKVASFSFLMVIIPILGETLLNIKDMLSEPSASGSVGMLPLTIGFIASFVVGCLACKWMLNIVKKGKLVWFAVYCVIMGIICICW